The sequence CTGGCGCAGCTTCGCCAACAACTCGCCCCGCCCGTGCCGGTCCATCGGAATGTCGAGGATGTCGCCTAGCGCGCCTTGGTGATTCGCCCGATGGGGATGAGGCAGGGTCACCCCCCGTCCCAGGAGGCTGTCGAGGTACCAGTTCGCTCGGCACCCGAGAGGTGAAGTGTGCGATCGCGCCCCATTGAGGTCAGGGGCTCGTAACTGGCGGTTCGACGGCGATCAGGCCGGAGAGGGGAATCAGGTGGAATACCAGGATTTCATCAACGCAGTGGCCACGCGGGCAAAGGTGTCGACCGATCAGGCGGCGACACTGACCAGCGCGACGTTGGAGACATTGGCGAATCGGATCAGCGCCGGCCAGGCTGACAACCTTGCCTATCAGCTTCCCGAAGGGCTTGACGATCACCTGCGCCAACCGCCACCGCACAGGCGGGAGGAACATGCCAACTCGTTCGGGCTCGAAGAGTTCGTGCGGCGGGTGGCGGACCACCCTGCCATCGACCGTGCGCTCGCCGGTCCCGGGGTCGGCGCGGTCCTCACCACGCTCCGTGAGGCTGTTTCCCGTGACGAGTTCGAGGACGCGATGGCCCAGCTTCCGAAGGAGTTCCGGCAGGTGATCGAACCGGTGGGTGCCGGTGGCGGGCAGCGCCCCGGCTCGTAGCACGCACAGTGCACGAAAGGGAATTCTCGACGCCGCGACGCACGCCGACTGGTCCGGAAGGAGAACGGGTGAACTACGCCGAATTTCTCGAAGCGGTGGGGAAGCGGGCCGAAATGCCGGCGGCGGAGGCGGCGAACGTCGTCGGAGCCACCCTGACGACCTTGGCGGAACGGGTCAGTGGCGGCGAGGCGCGGCACCTGGCCACCCAACTCCCCGAGGAGTTGCGAGGGTACCTGTACAAGGACGTGGACTTCGCCGAACAGCTCGACCTCGTGGAGTTCCTCAATGAGGTAGGGGTCCGCGCGGGAACGGATGGCGACCGGAGCGCCGAGGCCGCCCGCGCCGTGTTGACGACCCTGCGCGAGGCGGTGAGCGCCGAAGACCTCAAGAACCTGGAATCCGAGCTGCCGAAGGACGTCCGGCGGCTGCTTCATCCGTTGGACCGCGGCATCGGGGGCTGAACCGAGCCACGTCCCGACCCGATCCGGGTACGGTGCGCGGGTGGAGGTTGGATTCGCCCCGCCCGTCTCCGGCTCGTGGGCCACCCCGGAGCACATGATCCACGTCGCCCGCCGCGCCGAGCAGCTCGGATACCACTCGCTCTGGACGTTCCAGCGGCTCCTGGTCCCCGCCGACCTCGCCTGGAGCGAGACCTACCACAGCGTCCAGGACCCGCTGACCACGCTGGCGTTCCTGGCGGCCCACACCACGCGGGTCCGGCTCGGCGTCGCGGTGCTCAACATGCCGTTCATCTCTCCGGTGCTGCTGGCCAAGCAGACCGCGACTCTCGACATCCTCGCCGGCGGACGGCTCGACGTGGGACTCGGCCTCGGCTGGGCGGACGAGGAGTACCAGGCGACGGGGGTGAGCAAGCATCGGCGGGGCCAGCGGGCCGAGGAGTTCCTCGCCGTTCTCCGCGCCCTCTGGCAGAACGACGTCGCCGAGCATCGCGGCGAGTTCTACCAGGTCCCGCCGACGCGGCTGGAGCCGAAGCCCGTGCAGCGGCCACACCCGCCGATTCTGCTCGGCGGCCAGGCGCCGGCCGCGCTGCGCCGGGCCGGTCGGCTCGCCGACGGCTGGGTCAGTGGCAGCCAGGCGGACCTGACGGGCATCGGTGAGGCGGTCGCGACCGTCAAGGCCGCCGCTGCGGACGCCGGCCGCGATCCCCGCGCACTGCGATTCGTCTGCCGCGGCGCGGTCCGGGTACGCCCGACGGGCCCGCCCGAGCGCGAGCCGCTCACCGGCACCCTCGAGCAGATCCGGTCAGATCTCGGCAGGCTTGCCGAAGCGGGCATCACGGAAGTGTTCGTCGACCTCAACTTCGATCCGGAGATCGGCTCACCGCGCGCCGACGCGCAGGCGTCGCTGCGCCGGGCCGACGAGGTGCTCGACGCCCTCGCTCCGAGCCGCTGACATCCCCGACCGGCGCTCACCCGGCCGGGTCGGCTGCCGCGTCCGTCGCGGACCACGCCGACCAGCCGGTCACCGCTACCGCGATCACCGGCCCGGCCGGCGGTCGCTGGACGTACTGCGGGTACTTGTCGGCCAGCGCCGCGCGGGCCGCCGCCTCCTCCGCGCGGTCCTCCACCAGCCGGCCGTGCCCGTCCAGCCGGACCCACCACAGCCGCGACCAGTCCTCGTCGTACTCGTCGACCAGCAGGCAGGCCTGCCCCGTCGCCCGGATGTTCTCCAGCCGGCGCAGCCGCCGGTGGCGCTTGGGCTTCTCGTCCACCGCGTGGTAGACGACATCGTCGAGCAGCACGAAGCACACCGGCACCAGGTGGGGACGGCCATCCGCTCCGACGGTGGTCAGCCGGGCCACCCTGGCCGCCCGGACCCGATGCCGGATGTCGTCGGCGGGCACGGCCCGACCGTAACAGCCGACACCGGTCCTGGTGACGGGTTGTGGCCGAGCTGGCGGGTGTGCCGGCGGCGCACGCGGGTACGCCCTGCCGATCGGACCCGGGGGAGGCGTGATGGCGAGCGAGGCGCCCGACTACTTCCAGCCCGAGGGTGGGCTGGTGCTCACGCACCTGCTGATCGTGCGGGATGTGGACCGTTCCCGGGAGTTCTACCAGCGGGTGCTGGGCGCGACGGTGGTGCGGGAACGCCAGCCGGCGATCCTGCGGTTCCACAACAGCTACATCGTGATCAACAACGAGGGTGGTCCGACCGACGACAAGCCGGGTGTGCAGGCACAGGCGCCGCCGGATTCGAACACGCTCAGCAGCGCGATGAACGTCCGGGTCACCGATGTCCGAGCCGTCTACGAGCAGTGGCGGTCCCGGGGTGGGGAGTTCCTGACCGAGCCGAAGGATCATGGCGTCGAGATCCGGTGCTACCTGCGCGACCCGGACGGCTATCTGATCGAGCTCGGTCAGGGCACCGGCATCCTCGCCGAGATGGGCCGCGCCGCCTCCGCCTGAGCCTGACGATCGGCGCGCCGGCCGCCCTGGTCACGGCCGGAGCAGCCATCGTGATCGGGCCCATGGTGATCAGGCGGCGGGTACGGTGAACGTCGTGGAGGATCTCGGCGCGAAGGTCTCGTATCTCGCGCTCCCCGTCGGCACCCGGGTCTACGACGTCGACTCGGCACCCGTCGGCGTGGTCGAGCACGTGCTGACCGACGAACCGAAGGACATCTTCCACGGCGTCATCGTGGCGCCGCCAGGGCCGGACCAGTCCCACCGCTTCGCCCACCGGGAGCAGATCGCCGACCTGTACGAGCGGGGCGTCGTGCTGTCGGTACCCGGTGCCGAAATGCGCGATCCGGGCGAGGACCCGCCGGCCGGAGTGGTCGAGGAAGCGGCTCACCACCCGGTGCAGGCGGACCTGCGCCGCGCCTGGCAGCGGCTGAGTAGACCCCGCTGAACCCGCCGACCTGCGTCCCGGTGTGTCCTACGGCGAGACTCGTACCTCTACCGAGCTGATGAACCACCGAAAGTCGGACGTGCTGTGAATGGACACGTCGTTCGTGCCGCTCTTGTCGAACGAACGCGTCCCGGCGCACACGACGACGGACTGACCTGCCGGCACCGGCCCCGCGCTGAACAGCTGCGCGAAGTAGTGGGCACCCCGGGTCAACTTCTCCTGCAGGAAGCTCTCGTCATCGTCGGTCTCCTCGTCGAGGACCGACATCTCGGCATATGAGGGCTCGGACACGTGGGGATGCAGGACGTCGAGCATCAGGAAGTTCCGCTGGCCGGTGCGGGAGTTCGACCATCCCCATTCGTCCTCTGTTTCCAAGCGGTGCGTCGCCTCGACGCACTGGGCGTCGATGAGGACCTCGACCAGACCGGTGGTGGGCGGCACGAAGGCGAACGCTATCGAGCTGAACCCGTCGCCGGATGCGTAGTCGAAGTCGCCGGCGTCGCCGTTGTCCATTGTGATCGAGATGCCGACGTCGCCGACCGACGGGTTGAGCGTATGAATGCGATCAACGACGAAGTTGTCGTTGTGTACCGGGACGAAGCCGAAGTTGAACCCGAAGAACGGCGGCCGGAAGAGTTCCCACCGGTGTGGCCCGCTGTCGTCGGGTTCGTAGACTCCCCAGGGAAGCGCGTGCTCGTGGAACGGAGACAGCCTCAACCATGTGTCGAGGTTGTCCGAGAGGTGGAACCCGGCCGTGACGTTCTCGTCGGCCGTGAAGACGTCGGCGATCGCCTCGTGGTAGTCGGTCGCGATCGCGGCAATCGCCTCACGCCTGATGTCCCGACTGCGCAGGAATGCGTCAGCCTTGTGTTTCCTGGCTT comes from Micromonospora purpureochromogenes and encodes:
- a CDS encoding PRC-barrel domain-containing protein → MEDLGAKVSYLALPVGTRVYDVDSAPVGVVEHVLTDEPKDIFHGVIVAPPGPDQSHRFAHREQIADLYERGVVLSVPGAEMRDPGEDPPAGVVEEAAHHPVQADLRRAWQRLSRPR
- a CDS encoding VOC family protein, with translation MASEAPDYFQPEGGLVLTHLLIVRDVDRSREFYQRVLGATVVRERQPAILRFHNSYIVINNEGGPTDDKPGVQAQAPPDSNTLSSAMNVRVTDVRAVYEQWRSRGGEFLTEPKDHGVEIRCYLRDPDGYLIELGQGTGILAEMGRAASA
- a CDS encoding TIGR03668 family PPOX class F420-dependent oxidoreductase — protein: MPADDIRHRVRAARVARLTTVGADGRPHLVPVCFVLLDDVVYHAVDEKPKRHRRLRRLENIRATGQACLLVDEYDEDWSRLWWVRLDGHGRLVEDRAEEAAARAALADKYPQYVQRPPAGPVIAVAVTGWSAWSATDAAADPAG
- a CDS encoding DUF2267 domain-containing protein, whose product is MEYQDFINAVATRAKVSTDQAATLTSATLETLANRISAGQADNLAYQLPEGLDDHLRQPPPHRREEHANSFGLEEFVRRVADHPAIDRALAGPGVGAVLTTLREAVSRDEFEDAMAQLPKEFRQVIEPVGAGGGQRPGS
- a CDS encoding TIGR03619 family F420-dependent LLM class oxidoreductase, with amino-acid sequence MEVGFAPPVSGSWATPEHMIHVARRAEQLGYHSLWTFQRLLVPADLAWSETYHSVQDPLTTLAFLAAHTTRVRLGVAVLNMPFISPVLLAKQTATLDILAGGRLDVGLGLGWADEEYQATGVSKHRRGQRAEEFLAVLRALWQNDVAEHRGEFYQVPPTRLEPKPVQRPHPPILLGGQAPAALRRAGRLADGWVSGSQADLTGIGEAVATVKAAAADAGRDPRALRFVCRGAVRVRPTGPPEREPLTGTLEQIRSDLGRLAEAGITEVFVDLNFDPEIGSPRADAQASLRRADEVLDALAPSR
- a CDS encoding DUF2267 domain-containing protein, whose product is MNYAEFLEAVGKRAEMPAAEAANVVGATLTTLAERVSGGEARHLATQLPEELRGYLYKDVDFAEQLDLVEFLNEVGVRAGTDGDRSAEAARAVLTTLREAVSAEDLKNLESELPKDVRRLLHPLDRGIGG